A single genomic interval of Helianthus annuus cultivar XRQ/B chromosome 6, HanXRQr2.0-SUNRISE, whole genome shotgun sequence harbors:
- the LOC110890763 gene encoding probable carboxylesterase 18, translating into MESAAKTPKSLTLPWTTRITLWLLDIGLNLIMRKDGTVNRGLLKLVPLTPPSSEPINGVKTYDVVVDPTRKLWFRVFVPTQYTVEDLPVMVFCHGSGYIVASADTQLYDDFCRKFARELHVIVVSVDYRLAPEHRHPAQHEDGLDVLKFLDVEENRSKWLPGNANISKCFIAGDSAGGNMAHHVAVRASQFNFQQLQVVGLVSIQPFFGGEERIGSEIRLNGTAPVLTLKQTDWFWNAFLPLGEPYNRDHPVVNVSGRYAVDISKIDLPPTIVVVAGFDILRDWQIRYYEWLKKSGKEVNLVDYPNMFHGFNLLPELSESDQLILEVKDFIHNVLNKI; encoded by the exons ATGGAATCTGCAGCCAAAACTCCAAAATCTCTTACCTTACCCTGGACAACACGAATTACACTTTGGTTACTCGACATTGGACTCAACTTAATTATGCGGAAAGACGGCACAGTGAACCGCGGTCTTCTCAAACTGGTACCTCTGACACCGCCATCATCTGAACCGATCAACGGTGTCAAGACATACGATGTAGTGGTGGATCCAACTCGCAAACTCTGGTTCCGCGTATTTGTCCCCACACAGTACACTGTAGAAGATCTTCCTGTGATGGTGTTCTGTCATGGAAGTGGATATATTGTCGCCTCCGCGGACACACAGTTGTACGACGATTTTTGTCGCAAGTTCGCGAGAGAATTGCATGTGATAGTTGTTTCTGTTGATTATCGTCTTGCACCGGAGCATCGACACCCTGCTCAACATGAAGATGGGCTTGATGTACTCAAGTTTCTAGACGTTGAAGAGAACAGGTCAAAATGGTTACCGGGCAATGCAAATATTTCAAAATGCTTTATCGCGGGTGATAGCGCTGGCGGAAACATGGCTCATCATGTTGCTGTAAGAGCCTCCCAGTTCAACTTCCAACAACTCCAG GTAGTTGGGCTGGTGTCGATTCAACCATTCTTTGGCGGGGAGGAGCGTATAGGTTCTGAGATACGGCTGAATGGAACCGCGCCTGTCCTGACACTGAAGCAGACAGATTGGTTCTGGAACGCATTCTTGCCGCTAGGTGAACCCTACAATCGGGACCATCCTGTGGTCAATGTTAGTGGTCGGTATGCTGTGGACATATCGAAAATAGATTTACCACCGACCATTGTGGTTGTGGCAGGGTTTGATATTCTACGAGACTGGCAAATAAGGTACTATGAGTGGCTCAAGAAATCCGGGAAAGAAGTGAACTTGGTGGACTACCCAAACATGTTTCACGGTTTCAACCTCTTACCGGAGTTGTCGGAATCTGATCAACTTATACTGGAAGTAAAGGACTTCATTCACAATGTCTTAAATAAG